A window of Sphingobacterium sp. SRCM116780 contains these coding sequences:
- the glgB gene encoding 1,4-alpha-glucan branching protein GlgB, whose amino-acid sequence MSQPVEVFSLLTAFDVSLFRAGRHYKLYEKLGSHVVEHVGQSGVYFAVWAPNASEVSVIGNFNGWNPNAHQLYVRWDGSGIWEGFIPAIGSGEVYKYYIQSTNGERLEKADPFALINELPPKTASVVGTTWYEWQDTKWLRQRAQFNGLDRPMSVYEMHLGSWQRDPSNPDRMLNYREIADRLVPYIVETGFTHVEFLPVMEHPFYPSWGYQITGYFAASSRYGGPQDLMYLIESLHQHNIGVILDWVPSHYPGDAHGLHRFDGSCLYEHEDLRKGFHPDWKSYIFNYGRNEVRSFLISNALFWLDRYHVDGLRVDAVASMLYLDYSRNEGEWEPNEFGGRENLEAVQFLKEFNEAVYEHFPDVQTIAEESTSWPAVSRPTFLGGLGFGMKWMMGWMHDTLDYFKEDPINRSYHHHKLTFATVYAYHENFMLPLSHDEVVHGKQSLLYKMPGDEWQKFANLRALYLYMFTLTGTKLLFMGDEFGQTSEWNENKSLDWHLTAYAPHQGMLQFISALNRTYKNQPALYQKAFVGEGFQWIEQGDDKNSVYAYLRKGYEEKDDLLVVLNLTPVVRQDFRIGVPKQGTWEEVLNSDQLDFYGSGVVASGYESSTVYWMGLDQSISMTLPPLGGVILKRKA is encoded by the coding sequence ATGAGTCAACCAGTAGAAGTTTTTTCATTACTTACAGCATTTGATGTATCCTTATTTAGGGCTGGAAGACATTATAAATTATATGAGAAACTTGGATCTCATGTTGTTGAACACGTTGGTCAATCCGGTGTTTATTTTGCCGTTTGGGCTCCTAATGCAAGTGAAGTTTCTGTTATCGGAAATTTTAATGGATGGAACCCTAATGCACACCAACTGTATGTAAGATGGGATGGTAGTGGTATTTGGGAAGGCTTTATTCCAGCTATAGGGAGTGGCGAAGTATATAAATACTATATCCAATCGACGAATGGGGAGCGATTGGAGAAAGCAGATCCATTTGCTTTGATCAACGAATTACCGCCTAAGACTGCCTCTGTTGTGGGAACAACGTGGTATGAATGGCAAGATACAAAATGGCTAAGGCAAAGAGCACAATTCAATGGATTAGATCGTCCAATGTCTGTGTATGAAATGCATTTAGGGTCGTGGCAACGCGACCCTTCAAATCCTGATCGTATGCTCAATTATCGAGAGATTGCAGATCGATTGGTACCTTATATTGTAGAAACAGGATTTACGCATGTTGAGTTTTTACCGGTCATGGAACATCCTTTTTATCCTTCTTGGGGTTATCAGATTACGGGTTATTTTGCCGCGTCTTCTCGATACGGAGGGCCTCAGGATCTGATGTACTTGATCGAATCTTTGCATCAGCATAATATAGGTGTTATTTTGGATTGGGTACCTTCTCATTATCCTGGTGATGCACATGGATTACATCGCTTTGATGGTAGTTGTTTGTATGAGCATGAGGACTTGAGAAAGGGATTTCATCCAGATTGGAAATCCTATATATTTAATTATGGAAGGAATGAAGTGCGATCTTTTTTGATTAGTAATGCTCTTTTCTGGTTGGATCGCTATCATGTGGATGGCTTACGGGTCGATGCCGTAGCTTCTATGCTCTATCTAGATTATTCTCGAAATGAGGGAGAATGGGAACCGAATGAATTTGGCGGAAGAGAAAATTTAGAGGCTGTTCAGTTTTTGAAAGAGTTTAACGAGGCCGTTTATGAACATTTTCCTGATGTACAAACTATCGCTGAAGAATCCACTTCATGGCCAGCTGTGAGTCGACCTACATTTTTAGGTGGCTTAGGGTTTGGGATGAAATGGATGATGGGATGGATGCACGATACGTTGGATTATTTCAAAGAAGATCCTATTAATCGAAGCTATCACCATCATAAATTGACTTTTGCAACTGTATATGCTTATCATGAAAATTTTATGTTGCCTTTGTCTCATGATGAGGTTGTTCATGGAAAGCAGTCTCTTTTATATAAAATGCCTGGTGATGAGTGGCAGAAGTTCGCGAATTTGAGAGCGCTTTATCTGTATATGTTTACGTTAACGGGAACCAAATTGTTATTTATGGGTGATGAGTTTGGTCAAACATCAGAATGGAATGAAAACAAATCTTTGGATTGGCATTTAACAGCATATGCTCCTCATCAAGGTATGTTACAATTCATCAGTGCCTTGAATCGCACGTATAAAAATCAACCAGCTCTTTATCAAAAAGCTTTTGTTGGAGAAGGATTTCAATGGATAGAGCAAGGGGATGATAAAAATAGTGTGTATGCTTATTTGCGCAAGGGTTATGAGGAGAAAGATGATTTATTAGTTGTTTTGAATTTAACACCAGTGGTTCGCCAAGATTTTCGGATAGGTGTTCCTAAGCAAGGAACATGGGAAGAAGTTCTGAATTCAGACCAGCTTGATTTTTATGGAAGTGGTGTAGTTGCTTCTGGATACGAATCATCAACGGTTTACTGGATGGGATTAGATCAATCAATAAGCATGACATTGCCACCGTTAGGAGGTGTAATCTTAAAACGAAAAGCATAA
- a CDS encoding glycogen/starch synthase produces the protein MKVIHLSVECFPIAKVGGLADVLGALPKYQRKLGIDASVVMPWYDRKFTQENEFDSIASGSFYQGSELLQYEVLKEANDQLGFPLYLIRIPGKLDREEVYCYPDEADQWLSFQHAFLHWLKADQLTPDLINCHDHHVGLVPFLLKYSHEFQQFAHVKTLFTVHNGQYQGWMNWNKGILLPGFDTWRWGLLDWDGLINPMAAAVKCCDAFSTVSEGYLKELYVDANGLQSLFESESQKGYGIVNGIDTDYWNPQVDTLIDANYDLNTVSKGKLKNKKALCKKYKLDASLPLMSFIGRFATEKGAELLAEIIDQLLGKVKAKMIIFILGSGDQNIQSDLQQVLEKYPKQIAVYFGYNESLAHQVYAATDMLLMPSRVEPCGLNQLYALQYGTIPVVRGIGGLKDTVIDVQEPGGYGIVFPEARVEDAVEGVMRALEIVNQGDLLLEIRDREMKLDFSWHKSAQKYLDLYTKLLN, from the coding sequence ATGAAAGTTATACATTTAAGTGTCGAATGCTTTCCTATAGCAAAGGTGGGAGGGCTGGCTGATGTCTTAGGGGCTTTACCTAAATATCAGCGTAAATTAGGGATTGATGCATCTGTTGTGATGCCTTGGTATGATCGGAAGTTCACACAAGAAAATGAATTCGATTCAATCGCTTCGGGTTCTTTTTATCAGGGTTCTGAACTGTTGCAGTATGAAGTCTTGAAAGAGGCAAACGATCAACTCGGTTTTCCTTTATATCTGATCCGAATACCTGGGAAGTTGGATCGGGAGGAAGTTTACTGTTATCCTGATGAGGCTGATCAATGGTTATCTTTTCAGCATGCGTTTTTACATTGGTTAAAAGCTGATCAGTTAACACCTGATCTAATCAATTGCCATGATCATCATGTGGGATTAGTACCTTTCTTGTTAAAGTATTCGCATGAATTTCAACAGTTCGCACATGTGAAAACACTTTTTACTGTTCATAATGGTCAGTATCAAGGTTGGATGAATTGGAATAAAGGAATTTTATTGCCAGGTTTTGATACTTGGCGATGGGGATTATTGGATTGGGACGGTTTGATTAATCCAATGGCAGCAGCAGTGAAATGTTGCGATGCATTTTCGACAGTGTCAGAAGGATATCTGAAAGAATTGTATGTGGATGCCAATGGTTTACAGTCTTTATTTGAATCTGAATCTCAAAAGGGATATGGTATTGTCAATGGCATTGATACCGATTATTGGAATCCTCAAGTGGATACGTTGATCGATGCTAATTACGATTTAAATACGGTTAGTAAGGGTAAATTGAAGAATAAAAAGGCCTTGTGCAAAAAGTATAAATTAGATGCTTCTTTGCCTCTCATGTCATTTATTGGTCGATTTGCTACTGAAAAAGGTGCAGAATTATTAGCTGAAATAATTGATCAACTTTTAGGGAAAGTTAAGGCTAAAATGATTATATTTATTTTAGGCTCTGGTGATCAGAATATTCAATCGGATTTGCAGCAGGTTTTGGAAAAATATCCGAAACAGATCGCAGTCTATTTTGGTTATAACGAATCGCTTGCGCATCAAGTATATGCGGCTACGGATATGTTGTTGATGCCTTCGCGTGTAGAGCCTTGTGGCTTAAACCAATTATATGCACTTCAATACGGAACAATTCCAGTCGTAAGGGGTATTGGAGGGTTAAAAGATACAGTTATTGATGTGCAAGAACCAGGTGGATATGGTATTGTATTCCCAGAGGCACGAGTAGAAGATGCGGTAGAAGGGGTAATGAGGGCTTTAGAAATTGTAAATCAGGGCGATTTGTTGCTAGAGATTAGAGATAGGGAAATGAAATTGGATTTTTCATGGCATAAATCAGCTCAAAAATACTTGGATTTGTACACTAAATTATTAAACTAA
- a CDS encoding glucose-1-phosphate adenylyltransferase, whose product MSHKVVSIVLGGGRGTRLFPLTEQRSKPAVPIAGKYRLVDIPISNCLNSGYNKIFVLTQFNSASLNKHIKNAYNFSIFSKGFVDILAADQNNEGDRWFEGTADAVRRTQKNLMNVDYDYVLILSGDQLYQMDYSALVDFHVKNKGDVTIATIPVNGKDATGFGILKSDENDVITSFVEKPNKEELVNWSSEVSEEMGKQGRNYLASMGIYVFSKGVMTSLLKENPGMDFGKEIIPESIGSKNVLSYQFDGYWTDIGTISSFFEANIGLTDDIPDFNLFNETVYTRARMLPPSKISGTTLNNTIVADGCILNGDKIQRSIIGIRSRIGHGTVVKNTYMMGSDYYEQLEEVLELGNSQTPPPVGVGERCYIENAILDKNCRIGNNVRIKGGKHLKDGDFDTYSVYDGIVVVKKEAVIVNGTTIGC is encoded by the coding sequence ATGTCTCACAAAGTAGTCTCTATTGTTTTAGGGGGAGGACGAGGTACTCGTTTGTTCCCTTTGACCGAACAGCGCTCAAAACCAGCTGTACCGATTGCTGGTAAATACCGTTTGGTGGATATTCCGATTTCGAATTGTTTAAATTCTGGATATAATAAAATCTTTGTACTGACACAGTTTAACTCCGCTTCTTTAAATAAGCACATAAAAAACGCTTATAATTTCAGTATTTTTAGTAAAGGTTTTGTTGATATACTAGCCGCAGATCAAAATAATGAAGGGGATCGTTGGTTTGAAGGAACTGCAGATGCAGTGCGGAGAACGCAAAAAAACTTGATGAACGTGGATTACGATTATGTCCTTATTTTATCGGGAGATCAATTGTATCAAATGGATTATTCAGCCTTGGTTGATTTCCATGTTAAAAACAAGGGTGATGTAACCATTGCTACCATTCCTGTTAATGGAAAAGATGCAACTGGATTTGGTATTTTAAAATCTGATGAAAATGACGTCATTACATCATTTGTTGAAAAGCCAAATAAAGAAGAATTAGTGAACTGGAGTTCAGAAGTTTCGGAAGAGATGGGTAAGCAGGGCAGAAACTATTTGGCATCGATGGGTATTTATGTTTTCTCAAAAGGTGTAATGACCTCTTTGCTAAAAGAAAACCCGGGAATGGATTTTGGAAAAGAGATCATTCCGGAAAGTATAGGTTCTAAAAATGTACTGAGCTATCAATTTGATGGATATTGGACAGATATTGGTACCATAAGTTCTTTTTTTGAAGCAAATATTGGCTTAACCGATGATATTCCTGATTTTAATTTATTCAACGAGACGGTTTATACCAGGGCACGTATGCTTCCGCCATCTAAAATATCAGGTACAACGTTAAATAATACGATTGTAGCAGATGGATGTATTCTAAATGGTGATAAAATTCAACGATCGATTATCGGAATTCGTTCGCGTATAGGACATGGTACTGTGGTTAAAAACACGTACATGATGGGGAGTGATTATTACGAACAACTAGAAGAGGTATTGGAATTGGGAAATTCACAAACACCTCCACCAGTAGGAGTGGGTGAACGTTGTTATATTGAAAATGCGATTCTAGATAAAAATTGTCGTATTGGCAATAATGTACGGATAAAGGGTGGAAAACATTTGAAAGATGGTGATTTTGATACTTATTCAGTTTATGATGGTATCGTCGTTGTCAAAAAAGAAGCTGTTATCGTGAACGGTACTACGATTGGCTGTTAA
- a CDS encoding DUF2306 domain-containing protein: MCVMIVDWKNKVFVLCLILLFAYSCTLMLEIIWGYRHLELDASFLQIKQTEITQIFWYKYAFYVHVAFAILALPAGFTQFNKVFLRKYPVLHKKLGYIYVIAILIFAAPSGFLIGCEANGGIIAQLAFTLLAILWFLFTLQAIWKAKQGNFIAHKNFMIRSFSLTCSALTLRYWKVVLVYFFHPNPMDLYQLVAWLGWVPNLLIAQWIINHNKNK; this comes from the coding sequence ATGTGTGTGATGATTGTTGATTGGAAAAATAAAGTATTTGTTTTATGTCTTATACTTTTGTTTGCCTATAGTTGTACGTTGATGCTAGAGATTATCTGGGGTTATCGTCATTTAGAACTTGATGCTTCATTTTTACAAATTAAACAAACAGAAATTACGCAGATTTTTTGGTACAAATATGCTTTCTACGTACATGTTGCTTTTGCTATCCTAGCCTTGCCTGCTGGATTTACACAGTTTAATAAAGTTTTCTTAAGGAAATATCCAGTTTTACATAAAAAGCTTGGCTATATATATGTGATTGCCATTTTAATATTTGCTGCACCTTCTGGTTTTTTGATTGGTTGCGAAGCGAATGGGGGAATAATTGCTCAACTTGCATTTACTTTATTGGCCATATTGTGGTTTTTGTTTACGCTTCAAGCAATATGGAAGGCAAAACAAGGAAATTTTATAGCCCATAAAAATTTTATGATTCGAAGCTTTTCTTTAACTTGTTCGGCGTTGACTTTGCGCTATTGGAAAGTAGTACTTGTTTACTTTTTTCACCCCAATCCAATGGATCTGTACCAATTGGTCGCTTGGTTAGGTTGGGTGCCAAACCTGCTAATTGCGCAATGGATCATTAACCATAATAAAAATAAATAA
- a CDS encoding YARHG domain-containing protein: MKRLYFVIFGLAVLISCHNKTEKKKTALNDTIATVIENEMHKELYGNWVGNFTVDGKIAERIVENLGEFPADFDYSPKINLTIKRITADTVIAQNVVKGNLRPLVGKMEENGNEISFILDEPGNKKSDGRFEFKLNKDTLTGSWTAFDQTVKVNKRNFKLTKKQFVYNPNLMLLNDDSGGDLIDWYNPKKEKQTIANGDSTYTYINNLYRTASPVVFTLNASKSRLTEAQLKNLKKLDLEIIRNTIFARHGYAFTKINVRQFFDPVDWYVPVSNDVTKELSQLERDNIALLTRFEKYATDNYEQFGR; this comes from the coding sequence ATGAAAAGACTTTATTTTGTAATATTCGGCCTTGCTGTGCTGATTTCCTGTCATAATAAAACAGAGAAAAAGAAAACCGCTCTAAATGACACTATAGCTACAGTTATTGAAAATGAAATGCATAAAGAACTGTATGGAAATTGGGTGGGCAACTTTACGGTCGATGGAAAAATCGCAGAACGAATTGTTGAAAATCTAGGAGAATTTCCAGCTGATTTTGATTATAGTCCCAAGATAAATCTGACTATCAAAAGAATTACAGCAGATACGGTAATTGCTCAAAATGTTGTCAAAGGTAATTTAAGACCTTTAGTCGGTAAAATGGAAGAAAATGGAAATGAAATTTCTTTTATTCTAGATGAACCAGGCAATAAAAAATCAGATGGAAGATTTGAGTTTAAATTGAATAAAGATACCTTGACAGGATCTTGGACAGCATTTGATCAAACAGTGAAAGTGAATAAGCGTAATTTCAAATTAACGAAAAAGCAGTTTGTTTATAATCCGAATCTCATGTTACTTAACGACGATAGTGGAGGGGATCTAATAGATTGGTATAACCCGAAAAAGGAAAAACAAACTATAGCAAATGGTGATTCAACTTATACCTATATTAATAATCTATATCGTACAGCATCACCAGTTGTTTTTACTTTGAATGCTTCAAAAAGTAGATTGACAGAAGCACAATTGAAAAACTTAAAAAAACTAGACTTGGAAATCATTCGTAATACTATTTTTGCACGCCATGGTTATGCTTTTACAAAAATCAATGTACGTCAGTTTTTTGATCCTGTAGATTGGTATGTGCCCGTTTCAAATGATGTAACCAAAGAATTATCACAATTGGAACGTGATAATATTGCTTTACTAACACGATTTGAAAAATATGCGACTGACAATTATGAACAATTTGGTCGTTAA
- a CDS encoding sugar phosphate isomerase/epimerase family protein, which produces MNSRRNFILKSLFGLSAVYTGTSLIAPVSGQTRKSLAHKSPIRLGIAGYSFVNFNLEQSLIMMRRMDIRYLSIKDFHLPYKSTTEEISAFHKQLSESNVKGYAVGPIYMKKREEIDNAFEYAKRVGVNLIIGIPEVKDLEYVAEKVKAYDIRYAIHNHGPEDKIYPNATVVYNHIKNLDGRMGLCFDMGHNVRDAQDSVKDLIRYKDRIFDIHLKNVTTANAEGNTCELGRGIIDIPKFVSGLKKIKYLGVCSLEFEKDMKDPLAGLAESAGYFNGVVAAGK; this is translated from the coding sequence ATGAATTCGAGAAGAAACTTTATTCTTAAAAGCTTATTCGGACTGTCTGCTGTATATACAGGAACATCTTTGATTGCTCCTGTATCAGGACAAACTCGCAAATCATTAGCGCATAAATCACCTATTCGACTAGGAATAGCGGGTTATAGTTTTGTTAATTTCAATCTTGAACAATCTTTGATCATGATGAGAAGGATGGATATTCGATATTTAAGTATTAAAGATTTTCATCTACCCTATAAAAGCACCACAGAAGAAATATCGGCTTTTCATAAACAGTTATCGGAGTCTAATGTGAAAGGATATGCGGTTGGACCTATTTATATGAAGAAAAGAGAAGAAATAGACAATGCTTTTGAATATGCAAAAAGGGTAGGTGTGAATTTGATAATTGGTATTCCAGAGGTAAAAGATTTGGAATATGTCGCTGAAAAAGTGAAAGCATATGATATTCGTTATGCTATACATAATCATGGACCTGAAGATAAAATATACCCCAATGCAACTGTTGTCTATAATCATATAAAAAACTTAGATGGAAGAATGGGCTTATGTTTTGATATGGGACATAATGTAAGGGATGCACAAGATTCGGTCAAAGACTTGATCCGATATAAAGATAGAATCTTTGATATTCATTTAAAAAATGTGACAACAGCAAATGCTGAAGGAAATACATGTGAGTTAGGTAGGGGTATCATTGATATTCCAAAATTCGTCAGTGGGTTAAAAAAGATCAAGTATTTAGGAGTGTGTAGTTTAGAGTTTGAAAAAGATATGAAAGATCCTTTGGCAGGATTGGCCGAATCTGCAGGATATTTTAATGGTGTAGTGGCTGCAGGAAAATAA